From the Natrarchaeobaculum aegyptiacum genome, one window contains:
- the truD gene encoding tRNA pseudouridine(13) synthase TruD → MRPAHPIEQAVGMSYYVTETDGVGGRLRVADEHFRVRELERFATEPVDAPTDAYPHLVFRATLRGWDTNDFASRLSDALGVSRERVDWAGTKDKHAITTQLFSVYGADPSDLPEIDGVEIEVLGRAGRSLEFGDLAGNAFDLVVSDPERPENADRITAELEAFAGADERPEAEPDDATRIGVPNFFGQQRFGSRRPVTHEVGLEIVRDDWEGAVMAYLGNPAAAEPEGTRDAREFVEETRDWQEALERFPHRLRYERSMLHELAECDGEPEPDDFRAALERLPSNLQRLFVHAAQSYAFNLMLSERLERGLPFDRPVEGDVVCFADTDAPEGLELPDVDRLQRVDERRVRSVTRHCERGRAFVTAPLVGTETDLADGEQGEIERAVLDDFDLEPADFDLPGEFYSSGTRRAILVRTPIEVTGDPIELSFALPKGSYATVVAREYLKVDPVSLG, encoded by the coding sequence ATGCGTCCGGCACACCCTATAGAGCAAGCTGTCGGTATGAGCTACTACGTCACCGAGACCGACGGCGTCGGCGGTCGCCTCCGAGTCGCGGACGAGCACTTTCGCGTGCGCGAACTCGAGCGGTTCGCGACCGAACCGGTCGACGCGCCGACGGACGCCTATCCACATCTGGTCTTCCGGGCGACGCTCCGGGGCTGGGACACAAACGACTTCGCGTCGCGGCTCTCTGACGCCCTCGGCGTCTCGCGGGAGCGCGTCGACTGGGCCGGCACGAAGGACAAACACGCGATCACGACCCAGCTGTTCTCCGTCTACGGAGCCGACCCGTCCGACCTCCCCGAGATCGACGGCGTCGAAATCGAGGTACTCGGACGGGCCGGGCGCTCACTCGAGTTCGGCGACCTGGCAGGCAACGCGTTCGACCTCGTCGTAAGCGATCCCGAGCGACCCGAGAACGCCGACCGTATCACCGCCGAACTCGAGGCGTTCGCTGGTGCCGACGAGCGGCCCGAAGCCGAACCGGACGACGCCACGCGGATCGGCGTCCCCAACTTCTTCGGCCAGCAACGCTTCGGCAGTCGTCGACCGGTCACCCACGAGGTCGGCCTCGAGATCGTCCGCGACGACTGGGAAGGGGCGGTGATGGCCTACCTCGGAAATCCGGCCGCGGCCGAACCCGAGGGAACCCGGGATGCAAGGGAATTCGTCGAAGAAACTCGCGACTGGCAGGAGGCACTCGAGCGGTTCCCCCACCGCCTGCGCTACGAGCGCTCGATGCTCCACGAACTCGCCGAGTGCGACGGCGAGCCCGAGCCCGACGACTTCAGGGCCGCTCTCGAGCGCCTCCCGTCGAACCTCCAGCGGCTATTCGTCCACGCCGCCCAGTCGTACGCGTTCAACCTGATGCTGAGCGAGCGCCTCGAGCGTGGGCTCCCGTTCGACCGCCCCGTCGAAGGCGACGTCGTCTGTTTCGCGGATACCGATGCCCCCGAGGGGCTCGAGTTGCCCGACGTCGATCGGCTCCAGCGCGTCGACGAGCGTCGCGTCCGGTCGGTGACTCGCCACTGCGAGCGGGGCCGGGCGTTCGTCACCGCCCCGCTGGTCGGCACCGAGACCGACCTTGCCGACGGCGAACAGGGCGAGATCGAACGCGCCGTCCTCGACGACTTCGACCTCGAGCCCGCCGACTTCGACCTCCCCGGGGAGTTCTACTCGAGCGGGACCCGGCGGGCCATCCTGGTCCGAACCCCGATCGAGGTCACCGGGGACCCGATCGAACTCTCGTTCGCTCTGCCGAAGGGGTCGTACGCGACCGTCGTCGCCCGGGAGTACCTGAAGGTCGACCCCGTTTCCCTCGGATAG
- a CDS encoding PAS domain S-box protein, producing the protein MGNTQGSDSTAEVLSSLSARSLLEAADRPCLVATMADRRIVWANEAAEALFDRSAPELVDRSLLSVHPPEEREAYRRALACERTVDRLEDGSAIWIECGDDRERVVVRTTTVDHGDGLLVRSFDVRDDGTSRDPGRDGEFEGGDTTRAGGGKTRGATTVDHSSSTGQRVYQPDSTWSHLESVERRAHLFETVQELVDVGVWVYDAGSETLWWSEHVFELFGRSAEEGSVVQPDLEEAIGGFHPEDRSTIRNALEAAIEDGESYDVVVRIVTDDGEVRWVRARAESRSTGDSEPTVYGTIHDVTDRKGRERERERDRERLEVLFDESPDVIIVHDLEGNVLDVNEKHLENLGYDREEVLSMHVTEFERGSPRAELERLWREMDVGSHREVMGVHRRKDGSTFPVEVWLNKIEIDGEERILAVSRDISERKRRERKLEQFRQAIEAAGHAIFLTDPTGTIEYVNPAFEEITGYSAEEAIGETPAILNSGLMDERYYREQWETILAGERWDEQIVNRRKSGETYHAHQTIAPITDDDAESEGESEGGSGGDSDSDRNSDGTETGGPRVSGFVAIQTDITDRIEQEQQLNTLDRVLRHNLRNELNVVNGHAEVIRASGSDVVRSHAGAILESTTELLETATKGRKVTSVLLDPDRKKPVDVASAVERAAAAVDEAEPDATVVVDAPDRADATTTERIGDAVTELVENAIRHTDRARPTVRISIEVDETVRIRVADDGPGIPEMERDILDDIRSEDDLYHGSGLGLWFVYWVVRKSGGRLAFEENDPRGSVVTIELDRARSSE; encoded by the coding sequence ATGGGGAATACTCAGGGATCAGATAGTACCGCCGAAGTACTCTCGTCGCTTTCGGCACGTTCCCTTCTCGAGGCCGCGGATCGGCCGTGTCTGGTCGCAACGATGGCGGACCGACGGATCGTCTGGGCGAACGAAGCTGCAGAGGCGCTGTTCGACCGCTCAGCCCCAGAACTGGTCGATCGATCGCTGCTCTCGGTTCACCCTCCCGAGGAACGCGAGGCTTACCGGCGGGCACTGGCGTGTGAGCGAACGGTCGACCGACTGGAAGACGGATCGGCGATCTGGATCGAGTGCGGTGACGACCGTGAACGGGTGGTCGTCCGAACGACGACCGTCGACCACGGGGATGGTCTGCTCGTCCGGTCGTTCGACGTCCGGGACGACGGTACATCCCGAGACCCGGGTCGTGACGGGGAGTTTGAGGGGGGCGATACGACCCGCGCCGGCGGGGGTAAAACGAGAGGAGCGACGACAGTCGACCACTCGTCGTCGACTGGCCAGAGGGTGTACCAACCCGACAGCACCTGGTCGCATCTCGAGTCGGTCGAGCGGCGAGCACACCTGTTCGAGACGGTTCAGGAACTCGTCGACGTCGGCGTCTGGGTGTACGACGCCGGGTCGGAGACGCTCTGGTGGAGCGAACACGTCTTCGAACTGTTCGGCCGATCGGCTGAGGAGGGGTCGGTGGTCCAGCCTGACCTCGAGGAGGCGATCGGGGGATTTCACCCCGAGGATCGATCGACGATCAGGAACGCCCTCGAGGCGGCAATCGAAGATGGGGAGTCATACGACGTCGTGGTCCGGATCGTGACCGACGACGGGGAAGTCCGCTGGGTTCGCGCCAGAGCCGAGTCCCGGTCGACGGGCGATTCCGAGCCGACGGTCTACGGAACGATCCACGACGTGACCGACCGGAAGGGGCGCGAGCGAGAGCGAGAACGTGACCGGGAACGACTCGAGGTGCTGTTCGACGAATCGCCGGACGTGATCATCGTCCACGACCTCGAGGGGAACGTACTCGACGTCAACGAGAAACACCTCGAGAACCTCGGGTACGATCGCGAGGAGGTCCTCTCGATGCACGTCACCGAGTTCGAGAGGGGCTCGCCGAGAGCGGAGCTCGAACGGCTCTGGCGGGAGATGGACGTCGGCTCCCACCGGGAAGTGATGGGAGTCCACAGGCGAAAAGACGGGTCGACGTTCCCGGTCGAAGTCTGGTTGAACAAGATCGAAATCGACGGCGAGGAGCGGATCCTGGCCGTCAGTCGGGACATTTCGGAGCGAAAACGTAGGGAGCGGAAACTCGAGCAGTTCCGACAGGCGATCGAGGCGGCTGGCCACGCGATCTTTCTGACCGATCCAACAGGGACGATCGAGTACGTCAATCCCGCATTCGAGGAGATAACGGGCTACAGCGCCGAGGAAGCGATCGGCGAGACGCCGGCGATCTTGAACTCCGGGCTGATGGACGAGCGATACTATCGGGAACAGTGGGAGACGATCCTCGCGGGTGAACGCTGGGACGAACAGATCGTCAACCGTCGCAAGTCTGGCGAGACGTACCACGCCCACCAGACGATCGCGCCCATTACCGACGATGACGCCGAGAGCGAAGGTGAGAGCGAGGGTGGCAGTGGTGGTGACAGCGATAGTGATCGTAACAGCGATGGCACAGAAACTGGTGGTCCACGCGTAAGCGGATTCGTCGCGATCCAGACAGACATCACCGATCGCATCGAGCAAGAACAGCAACTGAACACACTCGACCGCGTCCTCCGACACAACCTCCGCAACGAGTTGAACGTGGTCAACGGGCACGCGGAAGTAATTCGCGCCAGCGGCTCAGACGTCGTCAGGTCCCACGCGGGGGCCATCCTCGAGAGTACGACCGAACTGCTCGAGACTGCGACGAAAGGACGGAAGGTGACGTCGGTCCTCCTCGACCCAGATCGAAAAAAGCCGGTCGACGTCGCCTCGGCCGTCGAGCGAGCGGCGGCGGCTGTCGACGAGGCAGAACCGGACGCAACCGTCGTCGTGGACGCACCCGATCGGGCGGACGCGACCACGACGGAGCGGATCGGTGACGCAGTCACCGAACTGGTCGAGAACGCGATTCGCCACACGGATCGAGCACGACCGACCGTCAGGATCTCGATCGAGGTCGACGAGACAGTTCGGATTCGCGTCGCCGACGACGGTCCCGGAATTCCCGAGATGGAACGCGACATACTCGACGATATCAGGTCCGAGGACGATCTCTACCACGGGAGTGGGCTCGGCCTCTGGTTCGTCTACTGGGTGGTCCGGAAGTCCGGCGGCCGCCTCGCGTTCGAGGAGAACGACCCCCGCGGGAGCGTCGTGACGATCGAACTCGATCGAGCACGCTCGAGCGAGTAG
- a CDS encoding PAS domain S-box protein has protein sequence MTPFHSSVRRTETPIDSLPDDRSGFVEAPTVLLVDDDEAFIQLVADYLEDEHGFETVTVTCPAAALDHLEDDGRADCVVSDYRMPETDGLAFLEMITEAYPNLPFVMFAGQGSEAVASRAIRQGADDYLQKDTGEARYDLLANRIRHCVTIARQRRQLDELYDAIEDAGHAILVTDGAGKITYANPTMSDLSGYDESELLGETPALLNSGEHDEGFYEQLWETIRDGDIWHGEVVNERKDGTRYVIDQTIAPITDGRSTDGYVAINRDVTDRVERERDLRRFRKAVERAGHAIMITDADGRIEYVNPAFESQTGYDSREVIGETPAILESGVHDQSFYDDLWATIADGDVWHGEVVNERKNGTRFIIDQTISPITTEGGTIDGYVAINRDVTERKEREQELERFRSAVKYAGHGVVITDENATIEYVNDAFEEITGYTASEVVGETPALLKSGEHDDEFYRDLWETILDGEVWHGEVINERKDGSHFAVDQTIAPITDGDGAIDGYVAINRDVSQLKAYRAELEAQNERLTQYGETVAHDLRNPLTLLEADLENLTHVVKATDGDVDPETVLEACSNLSETLERMRNLIDDLLTMAEQGQLVLDPEPVSLRAVAEEAWRQVDSDDASLSVTETTVEADPDRLRELLSNLFRNAVEHAGPDVDVRVGPLERVAGFYVEDDGPGIDPDDRAVVLERGYTTDESGTGFGLAIVDQIADAHGLTVSVAEGSAGGARFEFSPDDAHERN, from the coding sequence ATGACACCGTTTCACTCCTCGGTCAGACGGACCGAGACACCGATCGACTCACTCCCGGACGATCGGTCGGGATTCGTAGAGGCACCGACGGTGTTACTCGTCGACGACGACGAGGCGTTCATCCAGCTCGTCGCAGACTACCTCGAGGACGAACACGGCTTCGAGACGGTGACCGTCACGTGCCCAGCGGCGGCACTCGACCACCTCGAGGACGACGGACGCGCCGACTGCGTCGTCAGCGACTACCGGATGCCCGAGACCGACGGGCTCGCGTTCCTCGAGATGATCACCGAGGCGTACCCGAACCTGCCGTTCGTCATGTTCGCCGGACAGGGATCGGAAGCAGTCGCGAGCCGGGCGATCCGGCAGGGAGCAGACGACTACTTGCAGAAAGACACCGGTGAGGCCCGCTACGACCTGCTCGCCAACCGGATTCGACACTGCGTGACGATCGCCAGACAGCGACGCCAGCTCGACGAGCTGTACGACGCGATCGAGGATGCCGGGCACGCGATCCTCGTCACCGACGGGGCGGGGAAGATCACCTACGCCAACCCGACGATGAGCGATCTCTCGGGATACGACGAGTCGGAGTTGCTCGGAGAGACACCGGCGCTCCTCAACTCCGGCGAACACGACGAGGGATTCTACGAGCAGCTCTGGGAGACGATCCGTGACGGCGACATCTGGCACGGCGAGGTCGTCAACGAGCGGAAAGACGGCACACGGTACGTGATCGACCAGACGATCGCCCCCATCACGGACGGCCGATCGACCGACGGCTACGTCGCGATCAACCGCGACGTCACCGACCGAGTCGAACGCGAACGCGACCTCCGCCGGTTCCGGAAAGCCGTCGAACGGGCCGGCCACGCGATCATGATCACCGACGCCGACGGCCGAATCGAGTACGTCAACCCCGCGTTCGAGTCCCAGACCGGCTACGACTCCCGCGAAGTGATCGGCGAGACGCCCGCGATTCTCGAGTCCGGCGTCCACGACCAGTCGTTCTACGATGACCTCTGGGCGACGATCGCCGATGGTGACGTCTGGCACGGCGAGGTCGTCAACGAGCGTAAAAACGGCACCCGGTTCATCATCGACCAGACGATTTCCCCGATCACGACCGAGGGAGGGACGATCGACGGCTACGTCGCGATCAACCGCGACGTCACCGAACGCAAGGAACGTGAGCAGGAACTCGAACGGTTCCGTAGCGCCGTGAAATACGCCGGCCACGGCGTCGTCATCACCGACGAGAACGCGACGATCGAGTACGTCAACGACGCCTTCGAGGAGATTACGGGGTATACAGCGAGCGAGGTCGTCGGCGAGACGCCAGCCCTCCTGAAATCCGGCGAACACGACGATGAGTTCTATCGGGACCTCTGGGAGACGATTCTCGACGGCGAGGTCTGGCACGGCGAAGTGATCAACGAGCGCAAAGACGGGAGTCACTTCGCGGTCGACCAGACGATCGCCCCGATCACCGACGGGGACGGCGCGATCGACGGCTACGTCGCGATCAACCGCGACGTGAGTCAACTCAAAGCCTACCGGGCGGAACTCGAGGCCCAGAACGAGCGACTCACACAGTACGGCGAGACGGTCGCACACGACCTTCGAAACCCACTGACGCTGCTCGAGGCCGACCTCGAAAACCTGACCCACGTCGTCAAAGCGACTGACGGTGACGTCGACCCCGAGACCGTGTTGGAGGCCTGTTCGAACCTCTCGGAGACCCTCGAGCGGATGCGAAACCTGATCGACGACCTCCTCACGATGGCCGAACAGGGACAGCTCGTCCTCGATCCGGAGCCGGTTTCACTCAGGGCCGTCGCCGAGGAGGCATGGCGACAGGTCGACTCCGACGACGCCTCGCTGTCGGTCACAGAGACGACCGTCGAGGCCGATCCCGATCGACTGCGGGAACTGCTCTCGAACCTGTTTCGCAACGCCGTCGAACACGCCGGGCCGGACGTCGACGTCCGGGTCGGCCCCCTCGAGCGAGTCGCCGGCTTCTACGTCGAAGACGACGGCCCCGGCATCGATCCCGACGATCGTGCGGTCGTCCTCGAGCGAGGGTACACGACCGACGAGAGCGGCACCGGGTTCGGACTCGCGATCGTCGACCAGATCGCCGACGCCCACGGCCTCACCGTCTCGGTCGCAGAGGGATCGGCAGGCGGCGCGCGATTCGAGTTCTCCCCGGACGACGCTCACGAACGGAACTGA
- a CDS encoding poly-gamma-glutamate hydrolase family protein translates to MSRPTITTRPLEVTETGHYTELLYDDGENDDRLWCAAHGGFVEPGTAELALELATGSATASCWACLGYDEEHDEFDLWHPPSSEFAPGTYPLLERIADRGFETVISLHGLAADEVIVGGGADERTKGALETALERTVSVPVKTVTGGPYGGVSPQNFVNWLARDGTGGIQLELGPTARTTDVDAVRSALESWLE, encoded by the coding sequence GTGTCTCGACCGACCATCACGACCCGGCCCCTCGAGGTGACAGAGACGGGCCACTACACCGAACTGCTGTACGACGACGGAGAGAACGACGATCGCCTGTGGTGTGCCGCCCACGGTGGGTTCGTCGAACCCGGGACGGCAGAACTCGCACTCGAGCTCGCGACTGGATCGGCGACTGCCAGCTGCTGGGCCTGTCTCGGGTACGACGAGGAACACGACGAGTTCGACCTCTGGCACCCACCCTCGAGCGAGTTCGCACCCGGGACGTACCCCCTGCTCGAGCGAATCGCCGATCGCGGCTTCGAGACAGTGATCAGCCTCCACGGACTCGCCGCAGACGAGGTGATCGTCGGCGGCGGCGCCGACGAACGGACGAAGGGCGCACTCGAAACTGCGCTCGAGCGCACGGTTTCGGTCCCCGTCAAGACGGTCACCGGAGGCCCGTACGGCGGCGTCAGCCCGCAGAACTTCGTCAACTGGCTCGCCCGGGACGGGACCGGCGGAATCCAGCTCGAGCTGGGGCCGACCGCGCGAACGACCGACGTCGACGCGGTTCGGTCGGCACTCGAGTCGTGGCTCGAGTGA
- a CDS encoding KEOPS complex subunit Pcc1 codes for MRRATIRTRCDDADATTLARALRPDNTDEMQTTVTEAGTLETRIERETTGGLHATVDDYVVNLEVATAVVAAVDATRDEQPERPADAGTASDQPDDTTDNE; via the coding sequence ATGAGACGAGCGACGATCCGGACCCGATGCGACGACGCCGACGCCACGACGCTCGCACGAGCGCTCCGCCCGGACAACACAGACGAGATGCAGACGACCGTCACGGAAGCCGGTACGCTCGAGACGCGAATCGAGCGTGAGACGACCGGTGGCCTGCACGCGACCGTCGACGACTACGTGGTCAACCTCGAGGTTGCCACGGCGGTCGTCGCCGCTGTCGACGCGACTCGAGACGAACAGCCCGAACGCCCAGCGGACGCGGGAACTGCGTCCGACCAACCAGACGATACAACAGACAATGAGTGA
- the trpA gene encoding tryptophan synthase subunit alpha: MNNPDAASTADSKIERAISENHPALITYVTAGDPSLEDTKAYVEALDRGGADLIELGLPFSEPIAEGPTIQAAINRALEAGTTPDGFFELVEDLETEAPLLVMTYYNMVLQYGTGEASRVSDSRAVEPRDGPDVRPFVERAAEAGLAGIIVPDLPAEEADPLREACDDHGLDLVFIVAPTTDGERLERIMSQVTGFAYVQARLGTTGARADVSGATHESLERLADYDVPKAVGFGVSEGAHATEIVEAGADGVIVGSALIDIIASSDGTDEAVGALEAKAAELKAGALDGVGDPGGTDRDAPEPEHP, from the coding sequence GTGAATAATCCGGACGCCGCCTCGACGGCCGACAGCAAGATCGAACGCGCTATCAGCGAGAATCACCCGGCGCTCATCACCTACGTCACCGCGGGCGATCCCTCGCTCGAGGATACCAAAGCGTACGTCGAGGCGCTCGACCGTGGCGGCGCGGACCTGATCGAACTCGGGCTTCCCTTTTCCGAGCCTATCGCCGAAGGGCCGACGATCCAGGCGGCGATCAATCGCGCGCTCGAGGCCGGCACCACGCCCGACGGCTTCTTCGAACTCGTCGAGGATCTCGAGACCGAGGCACCGTTGCTGGTGATGACCTACTACAACATGGTCCTCCAGTATGGGACGGGCGAGGCGTCACGCGTCTCTGACAGTCGAGCGGTCGAACCGCGAGACGGGCCGGACGTTCGGCCGTTCGTCGAACGCGCGGCCGAGGCTGGACTCGCGGGAATCATCGTCCCGGACCTTCCCGCAGAGGAGGCCGATCCGTTGCGCGAGGCCTGCGACGACCACGGACTCGACCTCGTCTTCATCGTCGCACCGACGACCGACGGCGAACGCCTCGAGCGCATCATGTCTCAGGTCACTGGCTTCGCGTACGTCCAGGCTCGCCTCGGCACGACCGGTGCCCGCGCGGACGTCTCGGGAGCCACCCACGAGAGCCTCGAGCGCCTCGCCGACTACGACGTCCCGAAGGCCGTCGGTTTCGGCGTCAGCGAGGGTGCCCACGCGACCGAAATCGTCGAGGCTGGCGCTGATGGCGTCATCGTCGGCAGCGCGCTGATCGACATCATCGCCAGCAGCGACGGCACCGACGAGGCCGTCGGCGCACTCGAGGCCAAAGCCGCAGAGCTCAAAGCTGGTGCACTCGACGGTGTCGGCGACCCGGGAGGAACCGACCGGGATGCGCCCGAACCAGAACATCCATAA
- a CDS encoding 2-amino-3,7-dideoxy-D-threo-hept-6-ulosonate synthase, with translation MKTTGTQARLERIGTDDTYVIVPMDHGITLGAVTGLKEIESTIDAVTRGGADAVLTQKGIAPRVHDHKNDAGYIAHLNASTSVGPASNDKRLTGTVEEAIRAGADAVSFHINVGSDYEPDQLTQLAEVTAEADRFGMPVLAMAYARGANLEGEDPEHDPEYLGHAVRLAEELGADVVKTAYSGDAESFEHVCESTCLPVVIAGGSRGTDRETIEMVRGAMDGGAAGVSMGRSIFQHDDPEAIAAAVAGVVHDDLDADEALAEAGLTLEA, from the coding sequence ATGAAGACGACAGGAACGCAGGCGCGACTCGAGCGTATCGGGACAGACGACACGTACGTCATCGTCCCGATGGACCACGGGATCACACTCGGTGCCGTGACCGGCCTCAAAGAGATCGAGTCGACGATCGACGCAGTCACCCGCGGTGGCGCAGACGCCGTGCTCACCCAGAAGGGAATCGCCCCGCGCGTCCACGACCACAAGAACGACGCCGGTTACATCGCCCACCTCAACGCCTCGACGTCGGTCGGTCCGGCCTCGAACGACAAGCGTCTCACTGGCACCGTCGAGGAAGCCATCCGTGCGGGTGCCGACGCAGTAAGTTTCCACATTAACGTCGGCTCCGACTACGAACCTGACCAGCTCACCCAGCTGGCCGAGGTGACCGCCGAGGCCGACCGTTTCGGTATGCCCGTCCTCGCGATGGCCTACGCCCGCGGGGCTAACCTCGAGGGTGAGGACCCCGAACACGACCCCGAATACCTCGGTCACGCCGTCCGCCTCGCCGAGGAACTCGGTGCCGACGTCGTGAAGACGGCCTACAGCGGCGACGCAGAGAGCTTCGAACACGTCTGTGAGTCGACGTGCCTTCCCGTCGTCATCGCCGGTGGCTCTCGTGGCACCGACCGCGAGACGATCGAGATGGTCCGCGGCGCGATGGACGGCGGTGCCGCCGGCGTCTCGATGGGCCGGTCGATCTTCCAGCACGACGACCCTGAAGCGATCGCCGCCGCCGTCGCCGGCGTCGTCCACGACGACCTCGACGCCGACGAGGCCCTCGCGGAGGCCGGACTCACGCTCGAGGCCTGA
- a CDS encoding 30S ribosomal protein S3ae, producing the protein MSERSVSRAKQEKRWYTVLAPEQFDRQELGETPADEPEKVYDRTIETTLGELTNNASENNTKLTFKITDVGSDTAYTEFKAHSLTRDYLRSLVRRGASKVEAYVTVLTTDDYRVQIQPVAFTTKKADASQEKAIRETMVEMVEEAAADRSFEELIDGVVEGRLSSAIYGEAKTIYPLRRVEIQKATLEAHPEEVAEEEATSVDVDEEDVAADD; encoded by the coding sequence ATGAGTGAACGATCAGTTTCACGTGCGAAACAGGAGAAGCGGTGGTACACCGTCCTGGCACCGGAGCAGTTCGACCGCCAGGAACTCGGCGAGACCCCCGCTGACGAACCGGAGAAAGTCTACGACCGAACCATCGAAACGACGCTCGGCGAGTTGACGAACAACGCCAGCGAGAACAACACGAAGCTCACCTTCAAGATCACCGACGTGGGCAGTGACACGGCTTACACCGAGTTCAAGGCCCACTCGCTGACCCGTGACTACCTGCGCTCGCTGGTCCGTCGCGGTGCCTCGAAGGTCGAGGCCTACGTCACCGTCCTCACGACGGACGACTACCGCGTCCAGATCCAGCCCGTCGCCTTCACGACCAAGAAAGCCGACGCGAGCCAGGAGAAGGCCATCCGCGAGACGATGGTCGAGATGGTCGAAGAGGCCGCAGCCGACCGGAGCTTCGAGGAACTCATCGACGGCGTCGTCGAGGGTCGACTCTCCTCGGCGATCTACGGCGAAGCGAAGACGATCTACCCGCTGCGCCGCGTCGAGATCCAGAAAGCCACCCTCGAGGCTCACCCCGAAGAAGTCGCCGAGGAGGAAGCGACCTCCGTCGACGTCGACGAAGAAGACGTCGCAGCAGACGACTGA
- a CDS encoding radical SAM protein, translating into MSIDSHAATPNYQQLPNEVFEARIADLRARYADCDLCAYECYVDRTAGQKGTCQVDDTAYVSAYFPHFGEEDCLRGHNGSGTIFLANCNMKCVFCQNFETSHEAEGEPATSEEIADMALELEARGCHNVNFVSPTHHSPHLIEAVKIARDRGLDVPIVWNCGGYERPEILEHLDGIVDVYMPDVKWSDDAAAAKYSKAPSYWENGTESLREMHRQVGDLRIDDTGLATGGLLVRHLVMPNHVENATGVLTFLAEELSTETFVNVMAQYRPHYRARTESFYEEISRPITADEYEAVVEHARDVGLERLSLDRSMLQSHGGLFDRF; encoded by the coding sequence GTGAGCATCGATTCCCACGCCGCGACTCCGAACTATCAGCAGCTTCCAAACGAGGTGTTCGAAGCGCGGATAGCCGATTTACGGGCGCGATACGCCGACTGCGATCTCTGCGCCTACGAGTGTTACGTCGACCGAACGGCCGGCCAGAAGGGAACCTGCCAGGTCGACGACACGGCGTACGTCTCGGCGTACTTCCCCCACTTCGGAGAAGAAGACTGCCTCCGCGGCCACAACGGAAGCGGCACCATCTTCCTCGCCAACTGCAACATGAAGTGCGTCTTCTGCCAGAACTTCGAGACGAGTCACGAGGCGGAAGGCGAGCCAGCGACGTCCGAAGAGATCGCCGACATGGCCCTCGAACTCGAGGCACGGGGCTGTCACAACGTCAATTTCGTCTCGCCGACTCACCACTCCCCCCACCTGATCGAGGCGGTCAAAATCGCCAGGGACCGTGGCCTCGACGTGCCGATCGTCTGGAACTGCGGCGGCTACGAACGCCCGGAGATCCTCGAGCACCTCGACGGCATCGTCGACGTCTACATGCCGGACGTCAAGTGGTCCGACGACGCGGCCGCGGCAAAATACTCGAAAGCGCCCAGTTACTGGGAAAACGGTACGGAGTCACTCAGGGAGATGCACCGGCAGGTCGGCGACCTCCGGATCGACGACACCGGCCTCGCGACCGGCGGCCTGCTCGTCCGTCACCTCGTGATGCCGAACCACGTCGAGAACGCGACCGGCGTGCTGACGTTTCTCGCCGAGGAACTCTCGACGGAGACGTTTGTCAACGTCATGGCCCAGTACCGCCCCCACTACAGGGCCAGAACGGAGTCGTTCTACGAGGAGATTAGCCGTCCGATCACCGCTGACGAGTACGAAGCGGTCGTCGAGCACGCCCGAGACGTCGGACTCGAGCGACTGAGTCTCGACCGATCGATGCTCCAGAGCCACGGTGGGCTCTTCGATCGGTTCTGA